In a single window of the Candidatus Desulfatibia profunda genome:
- a CDS encoding PilZ domain-containing protein: MDQSERRMFVRYALDLPVTVAILEPSGNSLRETTTLHDASGGGLRFITRHADWYIPGQDIEISVELPQSGNISAHMSAHGRVMRTIEADNLRSGDFEVAIILVTPLRFERSI, translated from the coding sequence ATGGACCAATCGGAAAGAAGAATGTTCGTCCGCTATGCACTGGACCTTCCGGTGACTGTGGCAATCCTGGAACCATCAGGAAACTCCCTACGAGAAACGACAACCTTGCACGATGCCTCCGGCGGCGGACTGCGATTCATAACTCGCCATGCAGATTGGTATATTCCCGGACAGGATATCGAAATCTCGGTTGAGCTTCCACAATCCGGCAACATCAGTGCACACATGAGCGCACACGGGCGGGTGATGCGCACAATCGAAGCAGATAACCTCCGGAGCGGCGATTTCGAGGTCGCAATCATACTGGTGACCCCGCTGCGTTTCGAGCGCAGCATCTGA